A region of Myxococcus stipitatus DSM 14675 DNA encodes the following proteins:
- a CDS encoding alcohol dehydrogenase catalytic domain-containing protein, whose protein sequence is MRALTYQGPFRVRVEDKPDPKLEHPQDVILRVTRTAICGSDLHLMHGLVPDTRVGHTFGHEFTGVVEERGSEVTQLQKGDRVVVPFNISCGICFYCERGLTALCENSNPSSDVACGVYGYSHTTGGYDGGQAEYVRVPFADVGPLKIPDDMEDEEVLFLGDILPTGYMGAEMGEIKGGETVVFMPNRTIPGAAADLEFSSRPGVPMETAPQPLAGARAPIRWQLSGVRVFKHAGRARLPPVYGTAQPPRRLSGLLRRAAYGIPDHRARHWMLLLVADRVDVWEHRLARGLPWVLPAMGVLVVSRGVWRKWARA, encoded by the coding sequence ATGCGCGCATTGACGTACCAGGGACCCTTCAGGGTCCGAGTGGAGGACAAGCCAGACCCGAAGCTGGAGCACCCTCAGGACGTCATCCTCCGGGTGACTCGCACCGCCATCTGCGGCTCGGACCTGCACTTGATGCACGGCCTGGTGCCGGACACGCGGGTGGGCCACACGTTCGGTCACGAGTTCACCGGCGTCGTGGAGGAGCGGGGCTCGGAGGTCACCCAGTTGCAGAAGGGCGACCGGGTGGTGGTGCCGTTCAACATCTCCTGTGGCATCTGCTTCTATTGCGAGCGCGGGCTCACGGCGCTGTGTGAGAACAGCAACCCGTCGAGCGACGTGGCCTGCGGCGTGTATGGCTATTCGCACACGACGGGCGGCTACGACGGCGGACAGGCGGAGTACGTGCGTGTGCCGTTCGCGGACGTGGGGCCGCTGAAGATTCCGGACGACATGGAGGACGAGGAGGTGTTGTTCCTCGGGGACATCCTGCCGACGGGCTACATGGGCGCGGAGATGGGGGAGATCAAAGGGGGCGAGACGGTGGTGTTCATGCCGAATCGAACCATTCCCGGCGCCGCCGCGGACCTGGAGTTCTCCAGTCGCCCCGGTGTCCCCATGGAGACGGCTCCGCAGCCGCTCGCGGGGGCGCGGGCGCCGATTCGCTGGCAGCTCTCGGGGGTGCGGGTGTTCAAGCATGCGGGGCGCGCGCGGCTGCCTCCGGTGTACGGCACCGCACAGCCGCCCCGAAGGCTCAGTGGTCTGCTGCGGAGGGCTGCGTACGGGATACCTGACCACCGGGCCCGACACTGGATGTTGCTGCTCGTGGCCGACCGTGTGGATGTCTGGGAGCACCGGCTGGCCCGGGGGCTTCCCTGGGTGCTGCCTGCGATGGGGGTGCTCGTGGTGTCGCGGGGGGTGTGGAGGAAGTGGGCTCGGGCCTGA